Proteins co-encoded in one Euleptes europaea isolate rEulEur1 chromosome 1, rEulEur1.hap1, whole genome shotgun sequence genomic window:
- the LOC130493311 gene encoding zinc finger protein 502-like — MTSPRWRRLFSEVCQSNRRRFLGGYRSHGSSTTGTRVCIPSSAEGCYLPVLNGALQMSGRWVHTGEKPYKCLQCGNSFSQNCNLITHQRVHTGEKPYKCLQCGNSFSQNCNLIAHQRVHTGEKPYKCLECGKSFSWKSHLTSHQKVHTGEKPYKCLDCGISFSRNDTLTVHQRVHTGEKPYKCLVCGKILSSKSNLTVHQRIHTGEKPYKCWECGTSFSDNSSLSKHQKVHTGEKPYKCLECGKSFSRNSSLNSHQKVHTGEKPYTCLECGKSFSRNSYLTSHQKVHTGEKPYKCRECGKSFSVNGSLSKHQRVHTGEKPYKCMECGNSFSRKDHLTSHQKVHTGEKTYKCLECGKSFSRNYHLTTHQKVHTGEKPYKCMECGRSFSRKDYLNRHQKVHKGTQTKICSTIW; from the exons ATGACATCTCCAAG atggcgccggctcttcagtgAAGTCTGCCAGagcaaccgccgccgatttctcggcggctatcgctcccaTGGCAGTTCCACCACCGGCACCCGAGTCTGCATACCCTCTTCCGCCGAGGGGTGCTACTTGCCGGTTCTTAACGGGGCT TTGCAGATGTCCGGGAGATG ggttcacacaggggagaagccatataaatgcttgcagtgtggaaacagCTTCTCTCAAAATTGCAACCTAAttacacatcaaagggttcacacaggggagaagccatataaatgcttgcagtgtggaaacagCTTCTCTCAGAATTGCAACCTAAttgcacatcaaagggttcacacaggggagaagccatataaatgcttggagtgtggaaagagcttctcttGGAAGAGCCATCTAACttcacatcaaaag gttcacacaggggagaagccatataaatgcttagatTGTGGAATTAGCTTCTCTAGGAATGACACACTAActgtacatcaaagggttcatacaggggagaagccatataaatgtttggtttgtggCAAGATATTATCTAGTAAAAGCAACCTAACTgtacatcaaagaattcacacaggggagaagccatataaatgctgggAGTGTGGAACTAGTTTCTCTGATAATAGCAGCCTAAGtaaacatcaaaaggttcacacaggggagaagccatataaatgcctggagtgtggaaagagcttctccaGGAATAGCTCCCTAAAttcacatcaaaaggttcacacaggggagaagccatatacatgcctggagtgtggaaagagcttctccaGGAATAGCTACCTAACTTCACATCAAAAGG ttcacacaggggagaagccatataaatgcaggGAGTGCGGAAAGAGTTTCTCTGTGAATGGCAGCCTAAgcaaacatcaaagggttcacacaggggagaagccatataaatgcatggagtgtgggaaTAGCTTCTCTAGGAAGGACCACCTAACttcacatcaaaaggttcacacaggggagaagacatataaatgtttggagtgtggaaagagcttttccAGGAATTACCACCTAACTacacatcaaaaggttcacacaggggagaagccatataaatgcatggagtgtgggagGAGCTTCTCTAGGAAAGACTACCTAAAtagacatcaaaaggttcacaaaggg ACTCAAACAAAGATATGTAGCACCATCTGGTGA